A single region of the Halopiger xanaduensis SH-6 genome encodes:
- a CDS encoding replication factor C large subunit, with the protein MTDWTEKYRPTTLSEVRGNNKARDQLEEWAETWDEHRDAVIVHGSPGVGKTSAAHALAADMGWPVMELNASDSRGADVIERVAGEASKSGTLTGGESGRRLVILDEADNFHGNADYGGSREVTRVVKNANQPIVLVANEFYDMSNSLRNACETIEFRDVSKRSIVPVLRDICRREGVEFEEEALEKIAESTSGDLRSAVNDLQAVAEDTERLTVDDVVTSERDTTEGIFDFLDTLIKEEDAEGALRASYDVDENPDEMLNWIEDNVPKDYEGAELADAYEFLANADRWLGRVRSTQNYSFWRYATDNMTAGVAASRREPKGGWTRYGPPSYWRKLGSSKGKRNTRDAIAERIAEREGTSVGTARREILPFLSAMTHHCKNRELTVRTAATYELDEKEVSFVTGSGKDTNKVQSIVEDAEERREKETVEHSGSAFFEAEDAGDGAASSDDSDDSDDSDDSDDSENDQATLAASSGTDGESSSGDSSAAADADESTAETTEPDDDQSGLNDFL; encoded by the coding sequence ATGACCGACTGGACCGAGAAGTACCGTCCGACGACGCTGTCGGAGGTACGCGGGAACAACAAGGCCCGCGACCAGCTCGAGGAGTGGGCCGAGACCTGGGACGAGCACCGGGACGCGGTGATCGTCCACGGCAGCCCCGGCGTCGGGAAGACCTCCGCCGCCCACGCGCTGGCGGCGGACATGGGCTGGCCCGTCATGGAACTCAACGCCAGCGACAGCCGCGGGGCCGACGTCATCGAGCGCGTCGCGGGCGAAGCCTCCAAGAGCGGCACGCTCACCGGCGGCGAGTCCGGCCGCCGGCTGGTCATTCTGGACGAGGCGGACAACTTCCACGGCAACGCCGACTACGGCGGCTCGAGGGAGGTTACCCGGGTCGTCAAGAACGCGAACCAGCCGATCGTCCTCGTGGCAAACGAGTTCTACGACATGAGCAACTCCCTCCGGAACGCCTGCGAGACGATCGAGTTCCGCGACGTCTCGAAGCGCTCGATCGTCCCCGTCCTCCGGGACATCTGCCGGCGCGAGGGCGTCGAGTTCGAAGAGGAAGCCTTAGAGAAGATCGCCGAGTCGACCAGCGGCGACCTGCGCTCGGCGGTCAACGACCTGCAGGCAGTTGCGGAGGACACCGAGCGCCTGACCGTCGACGACGTGGTCACGAGCGAGCGCGACACCACCGAAGGGATCTTCGACTTCCTCGATACGCTCATCAAGGAGGAGGACGCCGAGGGCGCGCTGCGCGCCTCCTACGACGTCGACGAGAATCCCGACGAGATGCTGAACTGGATCGAGGACAACGTCCCGAAGGACTACGAGGGGGCCGAACTCGCGGACGCCTACGAGTTTCTCGCGAACGCCGACCGCTGGCTCGGCCGCGTGCGCTCGACGCAGAACTACTCGTTCTGGCGGTACGCGACGGACAACATGACCGCCGGCGTCGCCGCCTCCCGGCGCGAGCCCAAGGGCGGCTGGACCCGCTACGGGCCGCCCAGCTACTGGCGCAAGCTCGGCAGCAGCAAGGGGAAACGCAACACGCGCGACGCGATCGCCGAGCGCATCGCCGAGCGCGAAGGGACGAGCGTCGGGACCGCTCGCCGGGAGATCCTTCCGTTCCTCTCGGCGATGACCCACCACTGCAAGAACCGCGAGCTGACCGTCCGCACGGCCGCCACCTACGAACTCGACGAGAAGGAAGTCTCCTTCGTCACCGGCAGCGGGAAAGACACCAACAAAGTCCAGTCGATCGTCGAGGACGCCGAGGAGCGGCGCGAGAAGGAGACCGTCGAGCACTCCGGCAGCGCCTTCTTCGAGGCCGAGGATGCGGGCGACGGGGCGGCCTCGAGCGACGACAGCGACGACAGCGACGACAGCGACGACAGCGACGACAGCGAGAACGATCAAGCAACCCTCGCGGCCTCGAGCGGAACGGACGGCGAGAGCAGTTCGGGAGACTCGAGCGCGGCAGCGGACGCGGACGAGTCGACGGCGGAGACGACGGAACCGGACGACGACCAGTCGGGATTGAACGATTTCCTCTGA
- a CDS encoding aminotransferase class I/II-fold pyridoxal phosphate-dependent enzyme: MEDRDRGFDLEDRLATLEDGDLKRTLSPVDRVAERGYFAEPSGGDLPVLETDEALVFASNNYLGLTADRRVQDAARQAAATVGTGAGASRLVTGDTMVHRDLERLLAETKDCERALTFSSGYAANVGTITALEPDVVFSDELNHASLIDGCRLSGAETVVYDHRDVADLRSKLEARAEQDDAADERWLIITDTVFSVDGTVAPLESICDLAEAFGAWVMVDEAHATGLYVDGGGVVQAEGLADRIHVQMGTLSKALASQGGYVAGSDELIECLINDARSFVYSTGLTPPAAAAASEALHLARHSDARERLWENVAHLRDGLESMGFDAPGDSQILPVIVGNREDALALAEGLRERDIVAPAIRPPAVPEGESRIRVTPIATHDKDDIVACLEAFRTVGTELGLL, encoded by the coding sequence ATGGAAGACCGCGACCGCGGGTTCGACCTCGAGGATCGGCTCGCAACCCTCGAGGACGGCGACCTGAAGCGGACCCTCTCGCCCGTCGACCGGGTCGCCGAGCGGGGCTACTTCGCCGAACCCTCCGGGGGCGACCTGCCGGTCCTCGAGACCGACGAGGCGCTCGTGTTCGCGTCGAACAACTACCTGGGCCTGACCGCCGACCGGCGGGTTCAGGACGCGGCCCGTCAGGCCGCCGCGACCGTCGGCACGGGCGCCGGCGCGAGCCGACTCGTCACCGGCGACACGATGGTCCACCGCGACCTCGAGCGACTGCTCGCAGAAACGAAGGACTGCGAGCGGGCGCTGACCTTCTCCTCGGGGTATGCAGCCAACGTCGGGACGATCACGGCCCTCGAGCCCGACGTCGTCTTCTCCGACGAGTTGAACCACGCGAGCCTCATCGACGGCTGCCGGCTTTCGGGCGCCGAGACGGTCGTCTACGACCACCGCGACGTCGCGGACCTGCGGTCGAAACTCGAGGCGCGCGCCGAGCAGGACGACGCGGCCGACGAGCGCTGGCTCATCATCACGGATACCGTCTTCAGCGTGGACGGCACCGTCGCGCCTCTCGAGTCGATCTGCGACCTCGCCGAGGCGTTCGGCGCGTGGGTGATGGTCGACGAAGCCCACGCGACGGGACTGTACGTCGACGGCGGCGGCGTCGTCCAGGCGGAGGGACTCGCGGACCGCATCCACGTCCAGATGGGAACGCTCTCGAAGGCCCTGGCCAGCCAGGGCGGCTACGTCGCCGGCAGCGACGAACTGATCGAGTGTCTGATCAACGACGCGCGGTCGTTCGTCTACTCGACGGGGCTAACGCCGCCGGCCGCCGCGGCGGCCAGCGAGGCGCTGCACCTCGCGCGCCACAGCGACGCCCGCGAGCGACTCTGGGAAAACGTCGCCCACCTTCGGGACGGCCTCGAGTCGATGGGGTTCGACGCCCCCGGCGACTCGCAGATCCTCCCTGTGATCGTCGGCAACCGCGAGGACGCGCTGGCGCTCGCCGAGGGACTGCGCGAGCGCGATATCGTCGCGCCGGCCATCCGCCCGCCGGCGGTACCCGAAGGGGAGAGTCGAATTCGAGTGACGCCGATCGCGACCCACGACAAGGACGACATCGTCGCCTGCCTCGAGGCGTTCCGGACGGTCGGCACCGAGTTAGGGCTGCTCTGA